One genomic region from Cellulosilyticum sp. I15G10I2 encodes:
- the argC gene encoding N-acetyl-gamma-glutamyl-phosphate reductase has translation MLNVGILGATGYSGQELIRLLHHHKEVTIKKIISDTYKEKQYKFVYRNFVGFNEELCKQVEWDSLTDDIDLLFSALPYGVLMEKLTYDMMQKVKIIDIGVDYRFMDKETYKAYYHKEHKSIELVNKFTYGLSEWNEERIKESSYVASPGCYATAIQLALLPLIKENMIETDIIVDGKCGLSGGGRTLTVGTHFAEANESTKAYKINNHPHSFEAKKGIEYFTDESVSLTFTPHIVPMQRGMLITAYLELKSKVSHQTIKEIYNEYYKTKPFIEVLDQGIYVETKWVKNSNMCHINFEVNEETNKLIVVAAIDNLIKGAAGQAVQNMNIMFGYPQNMGLDYIPICI, from the coding sequence GTGTTAAACGTAGGAATATTAGGTGCAACAGGCTATTCAGGGCAAGAATTAATAAGGCTTCTTCATCATCATAAAGAGGTTACAATAAAAAAAATAATATCAGATACTTATAAAGAAAAACAATATAAATTTGTATATAGAAACTTTGTAGGATTTAATGAGGAACTATGTAAACAGGTAGAGTGGGATAGCTTGACGGATGACATAGACCTATTATTTTCTGCTCTTCCCTATGGCGTTTTAATGGAAAAGTTAACTTACGATATGATGCAAAAAGTAAAGATAATTGATATTGGTGTAGACTATAGATTTATGGATAAGGAAACCTATAAGGCGTATTATCATAAAGAACATAAATCAATAGAACTTGTAAATAAGTTTACATATGGGTTGAGCGAATGGAATGAAGAACGTATAAAAGAGAGCAGCTATGTAGCAAGTCCTGGATGTTATGCAACGGCCATTCAATTGGCATTATTACCTTTAATCAAAGAAAATATGATTGAAACGGATATAATAGTAGATGGCAAATGTGGTTTATCAGGCGGTGGAAGAACATTGACAGTTGGGACGCATTTTGCAGAGGCTAATGAATCAACAAAAGCTTATAAAATTAATAATCATCCCCATAGTTTTGAAGCCAAAAAGGGGATTGAATATTTTACTGATGAAAGTGTATCATTGACCTTTACACCACATATAGTACCCATGCAAAGAGGAATGCTTATAACAGCGTATTTAGAATTAAAAAGTAAAGTGAGTCATCAAACCATAAAAGAAATATATAATGAATATTATAAAACAAAACCATTCATTGAGGTCTTAGATCAGGGAATCTATGTAGAAACGAAATGGGTAAAAAATTCTAATATGTGCCACATAAATTTTGAAGTTAACGAAGAAACTAATAAGCTTATTGTAGTTGCTGCAATAGATAATTTAATTAAAGGTGCAGCTGGACAAGCAGTACAGAACATGAATATTATGTTTGGCTATCCTCAAAACATGGGACTTGACTATATACCAATCTGCATATAA
- the mraY gene encoding phospho-N-acetylmuramoyl-pentapeptide-transferase produces MFFYFIISLLCTAIGMKYFIVLLRNSQFLKREDKIDTIKKSCIKELHKNKQNTLTMGGVVMNGVLLIMSVAYYLINKEILWINLFIILYGALGFIDDYIKVKKVKDGVTARLKLVGLTLISILTVIYLIYSNEIITTIAIPFINNNFKLHIIVYSLMMILLLVVTTNSVNITDGLDGLALGISSIILIFISVVAWQSGKNDVLYSAMIILGTCLGSLIYNKYPAKIFIGDTGALFLGGAIAIFMIALNIPVWSMLVLIVCLWEMLTVIIQLASIKLTGKKVFKIAPYHHHLEKCGWKETEIVYTFWLITGVFCIISYIGVGGILF; encoded by the coding sequence ATGTTTTTTTATTTTATAATAAGTCTATTGTGTACAGCTATAGGAATGAAATACTTTATAGTTTTATTAAGAAATTCTCAATTTTTAAAAAGAGAAGACAAGATTGATACTATAAAAAAGTCATGTATTAAAGAACTCCATAAAAACAAGCAAAATACGTTAACTATGGGCGGCGTAGTGATGAATGGTGTATTACTCATTATGAGTGTTGCTTATTACTTAATCAATAAAGAAATCCTTTGGATTAATCTTTTTATTATTCTATATGGTGCATTAGGGTTTATCGACGATTATATAAAAGTTAAGAAGGTGAAAGACGGCGTTACGGCAAGACTAAAATTAGTAGGGTTAACCCTGATAAGTATTCTAACTGTTATCTATTTGATTTATTCAAATGAAATAATTACAACTATAGCTATTCCGTTTATCAATAATAATTTCAAGCTCCATATAATAGTTTATTCATTAATGATGATACTACTTTTAGTTGTAACAACGAATAGTGTCAATATTACAGATGGACTTGATGGTTTAGCACTGGGCATATCATCGATAATATTAATATTTATTAGTGTAGTTGCATGGCAATCTGGAAAAAACGACGTTTTATATAGTGCCATGATTATATTAGGAACATGTTTAGGCTCGTTAATATATAATAAATATCCAGCAAAAATATTTATTGGAGATACGGGCGCGCTGTTTCTAGGGGGAGCAATTGCTATTTTTATGATCGCGTTAAATATTCCTGTATGGAGCATGCTTGTACTTATTGTTTGCTTATGGGAAATGCTAACGGTTATTATACAACTTGCATCAATAAAACTAACAGGAAAGAAAGTTTTCAAAATAGCACCTTATCATCATCATCTAGAGAAATGTGGTTGGAAGGAAACAGAGATAGTCTATACCTTTTGGCTAATAACAGGAGTTTTTTGCATAATAAGCTATATAGGGGTAGGAGGGATTTTGTTTTGA
- a CDS encoding aldo/keto reductase — MKNRRLGKTEFNISEVALGTWQLGGRWGDPFDEKEARNILEAAYEKGINFIDTADVYNGGKSEKAIGEFIKAHKDNIYVATKCGRRLDPHATSGYNEANIRRFAEDSLKNLDVEKLDLLQLHCPPTEVFHNPEVFYILDCLKQEGKILNYGVSVERIEEGLKAMDYKGVASIQIIFNMFRQRPAEVLFERAQKEDVGIIARVPLASGLLTGKFDENSTFNSGDHRFYNRNGERFSKGETFSGVEYEKGLMAVNKLKEIFKTDQIALYALKWILMFDEVTTVIPGASRTAQVNTNVEVEKLPDLTDEQMKQVKAIYEEYIKEDIHHLW, encoded by the coding sequence ATGAAAAATAGAAGGCTTGGCAAAACTGAATTTAATATTTCAGAAGTAGCATTAGGAACATGGCAATTGGGAGGGCGCTGGGGTGATCCATTTGATGAAAAAGAAGCGAGAAATATTTTGGAAGCTGCTTATGAAAAGGGCATAAATTTTATAGATACTGCGGATGTCTATAATGGTGGAAAAAGTGAGAAGGCTATTGGTGAGTTTATTAAAGCACATAAGGACAATATCTATGTTGCTACAAAGTGTGGCAGAAGATTAGATCCTCATGCTACTTCAGGGTATAATGAAGCCAATATACGCAGATTTGCAGAAGATAGCTTGAAGAACCTAGACGTAGAAAAATTAGATCTTTTGCAACTACATTGTCCACCTACGGAAGTTTTTCACAATCCAGAAGTATTTTATATTCTTGATTGCTTAAAACAAGAAGGCAAAATATTGAATTATGGTGTCAGCGTTGAACGCATAGAAGAAGGACTTAAGGCAATGGATTATAAGGGGGTAGCTTCTATTCAGATTATATTTAATATGTTTCGTCAGCGCCCAGCTGAAGTGCTATTTGAAAGGGCTCAAAAAGAAGACGTAGGGATCATAGCCCGTGTACCTTTAGCAAGTGGCTTGCTTACAGGAAAGTTCGATGAAAATTCTACTTTTAATAGTGGAGATCATCGCTTCTATAACCGCAATGGTGAAAGATTTAGTAAAGGCGAGACTTTTTCTGGTGTAGAGTATGAAAAAGGTCTTATGGCAGTTAACAAACTTAAAGAAATTTTTAAAACAGATCAGATTGCACTTTATGCACTTAAGTGGATTTTGATGTTTGATGAAGTGACAACAGTCATTCCAGGAGCAAGCAGAACGGCACAGGTAAATACGAATGTTGAAGTAGAAAAGCTTCCTGATCTAACGGATGAACAAATGAAACAAGTAAAGGCTATTTATGAAGAATATATTAAAGAAGATATACATCATCTGTGGTAG
- a CDS encoding ribosomal maturation YjgA family protein — translation MLPDLLNTYLGDALWALMIFLGFAFVFKKMKTMSIALFGVLFCYLIEASQLYHAPWIDALRQTTLGGLILGYGFLWSDLFAYLIGIIVGISIDLYIKKFFLITS, via the coding sequence ATGCTTCCAGATTTATTGAATACCTATCTGGGTGATGCTTTATGGGCGCTTATGATCTTTCTTGGTTTTGCTTTTGTATTTAAAAAAATGAAGACAATGTCTATAGCTCTCTTTGGAGTATTGTTTTGCTATCTTATCGAAGCAAGTCAACTCTACCATGCGCCATGGATTGATGCGCTTAGACAGACAACACTGGGCGGACTTATATTAGGATATGGGTTTCTATGGAGTGACCTATTCGCCTATCTTATAGGTATTATAGTAGGTATATCCATCGATTTATATATTAAGAAGTTTTTCTTAATAACTTCTTAA
- the murG gene encoding undecaprenyldiphospho-muramoylpentapeptide beta-N-acetylglucosaminyltransferase, giving the protein MFTCGGTGGHIYPAIALYEAFRKSHKHIDYLFVGSDYGLEKDIMKNEGIPIECIKSRGIKRSLSLSNIKSGICNFIAFFQAKKIISKFKPDLVISTGAYPTFHITYFATKKEIPVFLIESNSMPGFVTRLFSNKARKVFINSKITLNYLKNQSNIEVVGIPLRIVNSHKKIEQIFKEQNLNKEEKVVTVIGGSCGSKKINECLMDIINHRELNYQIIWATGKNNYSGIMEGLNKEHNKVKVMPYINNMSEILKITDLMICRAGAMTIEEIKAFAIPAILVPFAKATDNHQHINALELKNAGAAEILEEKNTDANMLYEKINKIITNDETLKVMKKNYELIKSNHSKEKIVEIIWDEMRRDGC; this is encoded by the coding sequence ATGTTTACATGTGGTGGAACGGGAGGTCATATTTACCCAGCTATAGCCTTATATGAAGCATTTAGAAAAAGCCATAAGCATATAGACTATTTATTTGTTGGTTCTGATTATGGCTTAGAAAAAGACATTATGAAAAATGAAGGTATACCTATAGAATGTATAAAATCTAGGGGGATAAAAAGAAGTTTATCACTAAGTAACATAAAGTCAGGAATATGTAATTTCATTGCATTCTTTCAAGCAAAGAAAATTATAAGTAAGTTCAAGCCAGATCTTGTTATAAGCACAGGGGCTTATCCAACCTTTCATATTACCTATTTTGCTACAAAAAAGGAGATACCTGTTTTCTTAATAGAGAGTAATAGTATGCCTGGTTTTGTAACCAGGTTGTTTTCTAATAAAGCAAGAAAAGTATTTATTAACTCTAAAATAACTTTAAATTATTTAAAAAATCAATCTAACATTGAAGTTGTAGGGATTCCCTTAAGAATAGTAAATAGCCATAAGAAAATAGAACAAATTTTCAAGGAACAAAACTTAAACAAAGAAGAAAAGGTAGTGACAGTAATAGGTGGAAGTTGTGGCTCAAAAAAAATTAACGAATGCCTCATGGATATCATTAATCATAGAGAGCTAAACTATCAAATCATATGGGCTACAGGTAAGAATAATTATAGCGGTATTATGGAGGGGCTTAATAAAGAACATAATAAAGTGAAAGTAATGCCTTATATTAATAATATGAGTGAAATCTTAAAAATAACAGATTTGATGATTTGCAGAGCAGGTGCGATGACTATTGAAGAAATCAAAGCATTTGCTATTCCTGCAATACTTGTCCCCTTTGCAAAAGCTACAGATAATCATCAGCATATTAATGCTTTAGAACTAAAAAATGCCGGGGCCGCTGAGATACTAGAAGAGAAGAATACGGATGCAAATATGTTATATGAAAAAATCAATAAAATCATTACTAATGATGAGACTTTAAAGGTAATGAAGAAGAACTATGAGTTGATTAAGAGTAATCACTCAAAAGAAAAAATAGTAGAAATAATATGGGATGAAATGAGGAGAGACGGGTGTTAA